The Apium graveolens cultivar Ventura unplaced genomic scaffold, ASM990537v1 ctg4663, whole genome shotgun sequence genome has a segment encoding these proteins:
- the LOC141702106 gene encoding uncharacterized protein LOC141702106 yields MKFYGKVNKEKRLTSQKSGTLFAELDSHLLGYQLFGVFFDSKKFILFWLEIQDRLLTKERMSRFGMYNDGRCMLCNGHNENVSHLFMECGYATQILQACPVTLKRDWMDFRQGNFLANTESNIKRQIAYLYIGTTIYYIWQERNRRMHSNGNNRSSRVLLFIIKREVREKLFSCKRFHRAVENNSNLIPLLY; encoded by the coding sequence ATGAAATTCTATGGGAAAGTCAACAAGGAAAAGAGGTTAACATCTCAAAAATCTGGAACTCTATTCGCAGAATTGGACAGCCACCTCCTTGGATATCAGCTGTTTGGAGTATTTTTCGACTCCAAAAAATTCATTCTTTTTTGGCTGGAAATTCAAGATAGATTGTTGACAAAAGAGCGTATGAGTCGTTTTGGAATGTATAATGATGGCAGATGTATGCTATGCAATGGTCACAATGAAAATGTTAGTCACTTGTTCATGGAATGCGGGTATGCAACTCAGATTCTTCAGGCCTGTCCTGTTACTCTTAAGAGGGACTGGATGGATTTTAGGCAAGGAAATTTCCTAGCAAACACAGAGAGCAACATTAAAAGACAAATTGCCTATCTTTATATTGGGACTACAATATACTATATATGGCAAGAGCGGAATAGAAGAATGCACAGCAATGGCAACAATCGAAGCTCCAGGGTGCTGCTTTTCATTATCAAAAGAGAAGTGAGAGAAAAATTATTTTCTTGCAAGCGTTTTCACAGAGCAGTGGAAAATAATTCAAATCTCATTCCCCTATTGTACTAG